A genome region from Verrucomicrobiota bacterium includes the following:
- a CDS encoding ABC transporter ATP-binding protein, whose product MTTDKGILVEVHDVEKTFRRGTETIHVLEGLNLQIQQGEFLALMGPSGSGKSTLLNLIGGLDRPSKGTIQVAEERIDQLSERRLAAWRARHVGLVFQLYNLLPVLSAERNVELPLLLTNLSKAERRKHVATALSVVGLSHRTRHFPRQLSGGEQQRVGIARAIVTDPTLLLCDEPTGDLDRKSGDEILNLLQALNREHGKAIIMVTHDPHASARASRTLYLNKGRLSTEKPD is encoded by the coding sequence ATGACTACCGACAAAGGAATCCTCGTTGAGGTCCACGACGTTGAAAAGACCTTTCGCCGCGGCACCGAAACCATTCACGTCCTGGAAGGGCTTAATCTCCAAATTCAGCAAGGCGAATTCCTGGCGCTGATGGGCCCGTCCGGTTCCGGCAAGAGCACGCTGCTCAATTTGATCGGCGGTCTGGATCGGCCCTCCAAAGGCACGATTCAAGTGGCCGAGGAGCGCATCGACCAATTGTCCGAGCGCCGTCTGGCGGCCTGGCGCGCGCGGCACGTCGGACTGGTTTTCCAACTTTACAACCTCCTGCCCGTGCTCTCGGCCGAGCGAAACGTCGAACTGCCGTTGCTGCTCACGAACCTTTCCAAGGCCGAACGGAGGAAGCACGTTGCGACCGCGCTGTCGGTCGTGGGCCTTTCTCATCGCACGCGACATTTCCCCCGCCAACTGTCGGGCGGCGAACAACAGCGCGTGGGCATCGCCCGGGCCATCGTGACGGATCCGACGCTCCTGCTTTGCGATGAGCCGACGGGCGATCTCGACCGCAAATCCGGCGACGAGATTTTGAACCTTCTTCAGGCGCTCAACCGCGAGCACGGAAAGGCGATCATCATGGTGACCCACGACCCGCACGCCTCCGCCCGCGCCAGCCGGACGCTCTACCTGAACAAGGGGCGGCTCAGCACGGAGAAGCCGGATTGA
- a CDS encoding efflux RND transporter periplasmic adaptor subunit: MTAGKHSLDDLRIDRNAPESKAPWTWIVFGLVSIAVVGSLVGWRMMRPAAAEVRTITVRETAASGQRTVLNASGYVTARRQATVSSKVTGKVIEVLIEEGKKVTNGQILARLDASNVEASLKLAQAQLESARAASGETKARLEEAELNLKRTRALVASRISSQAELDRAEAEVKSLKARLEQQTTEVSVADRQLALYQQQLDDTIIRAPFAGVVVTKNAQPGEMISPISAGSGFTRTGIGTIVDMESLEIEIDVNESFINRVTEGQAVEATLDSYPEWKIPCKVIAIIPTADRQKATVKVRVGFEKLDRRILPDMGVKVAFRGGGEVPTASASISIPKAAVRKQDGRDITWVVQNGRVERRAVTLGTSRNDEVTIAAGLATGEKVVVEGPENLADGGRVQEKK, encoded by the coding sequence ATGACGGCAGGCAAACATTCCCTGGATGACTTGCGCATAGACCGCAACGCACCCGAATCCAAAGCGCCCTGGACCTGGATCGTCTTTGGCCTGGTTTCCATCGCCGTCGTCGGTTCGCTGGTGGGCTGGCGAATGATGCGTCCGGCGGCGGCTGAAGTTCGCACGATCACCGTGCGCGAGACCGCCGCATCGGGCCAAAGGACGGTGCTCAACGCCTCCGGTTACGTGACCGCGCGGCGCCAGGCCACGGTATCCTCCAAAGTCACCGGCAAAGTCATCGAGGTGTTGATCGAAGAAGGCAAGAAGGTCACGAACGGACAAATCCTGGCGCGCCTGGATGCCTCGAATGTCGAAGCCAGCCTGAAGCTCGCTCAGGCGCAACTCGAATCCGCCCGCGCCGCTTCCGGCGAAACCAAAGCCCGTCTGGAGGAAGCCGAACTCAACCTCAAAAGGACCCGCGCGCTCGTCGCCAGCCGGATTTCCAGCCAGGCCGAGCTCGACCGAGCCGAAGCAGAAGTCAAATCCCTGAAAGCGCGCCTCGAACAGCAAACCACTGAAGTGTCCGTCGCGGACCGCCAGCTCGCGCTTTACCAACAGCAACTGGACGACACCATCATTCGCGCGCCGTTCGCCGGCGTGGTCGTCACCAAGAATGCGCAGCCGGGTGAGATGATTTCGCCGATTTCAGCCGGCAGCGGATTCACCCGCACCGGCATTGGCACCATCGTCGATATGGAATCGTTGGAGATCGAGATCGACGTCAACGAAAGCTTCATTAACCGCGTCACAGAAGGCCAGGCCGTCGAAGCCACGCTCGATTCCTATCCGGAATGGAAGATTCCCTGCAAGGTCATCGCGATCATTCCGACGGCGGACCGGCAGAAGGCTACGGTGAAGGTTCGAGTCGGCTTCGAGAAACTCGACCGGCGTATTTTGCCGGACATGGGCGTGAAGGTCGCGTTTCGCGGCGGCGGCGAAGTCCCGACGGCCAGCGCGAGCATCTCGATTCCGAAAGCCGCGGTGCGAAAGCAAGATGGGCGCGATATCACGTGGGTCGTTCAGAATGGACGCGTCGAACGGCGCGCCGTCACGCTCGGAACTTCCCGGAACGACGAAGTCACGATTGCGGCCGGCCTCGCCACCGGTGAGAAAGTTGTGGTCGAAGGACCGGAGAATCTGGCGGATGGCGGGCGCGTGCAGGAGAAGAAGTGA